The genomic interval CATCAGACACGTCATCAGACACGTCATCAGTCACGTCATCATACACGTCATCAGACACGTCATCAGACATGTCATCAGACACGTCATCAGTCACGTCATCAGACACGTCATCAGTCACGTCATCAGACACGTCATCAGACACGTCATCAGACATGTCATCAGACACGTCATCAGTCACGTCATCAGTCACGTCATCAGACACGTCATCAGACACGTCATCAGACACGTCATCAGTCACGTCATCAGACACGTCATCAGACACGTCATCAGACACGTCATCAGACACGTCACGTCATCAGACACGTCATCAGACACGTCATCAGACACGTCATCAGACACGTCATCAGTCACGTCATCAGACACGTCATCAGACACGTCATCAGACACGTCATCAGACACGTCACGTCATCAGACACGTCATCAGACACGTCAACAGACACGTCACGTCATCAGACACGTCACGTCATCAGACACGTCATCAGACACGTCACGTCATCAGTCACGTCATCAGACACGTCATCAGACACGTCATCAGACACGTCAGCTGAAGCAACTGGAGCCTCTGGATGTTGATTGTTCTTGTTCTGGTTAACTTTTTGACTGAAGTACCTGTGAAGGCAGAAACGTGAGCGCGTGTTCTATGAGAAGTCGCATTAATCTCTTTGAGTAGAAGATGAACTTGTCTCgactggtttctttgttcctgcGGTAGAAGAGCATAATGACATCTTCAGAACTCACAGCTTGCTGTCGTCTGTAGCTCGGACTCGGAGCCTCCGTCAGTACCTGATGATGGTGTGAAGACCTCCGACCTGCGGCGAGCTCGCCAACACGCTGAGCGTCTGCGGCAGCGCGTGCGTCTGCTGAGCGGAGGCCAGAAGCGCCCTGCGGCCGAGCACAGGAAGTTCACGTCACACGTCTCAATCTGTTACTGTGTCGACTTTAACACGACGGAAAACAAGTCACTGAACAAACCAGAGagagtgaaggtgaaggtgtCGTCGTACCTGACGCTGAGCTCACGCTGCATGAAGAGGACGACAGTTACATTAGATAGAATGATAGAATgatagaatgatagatagatggatggatagatagataaatagaatgatagatagatggatggatagatagataaatagatagatagatggatagatagatagatggatagatagagagatagatagatggatagatagagagatagatagatggatagatagatagatagatagattgatggatagatagagagatagatggatagatgatagatggatggatagatagatagatggatggatagatagatagagagatagatggatagatagagagatagatagatggatagatagatagatagatagattgatggatagatagagagatagatggatagatgatagatggatggatagatagatagatggatggatagatagatagagagatagatggatagatagagagatagatagatggatagatagacgatggatagatagatagatggatagatagacgatggatagatggatggatagatagatagagagatagatagatggatagatagatagatagatagatagagatagatagatggatggatagatagatagagagatagatggatagatagagagatagatagatggatagatagacgatggatagatagagagatagatggatagatagagagatagatggatagatgatagatggatggatagatagatagagagatagatagatggatagatagatagatagatagatagagatagatagatggatagatagagagatagatagacgatggatagatagagatagatagatggatagatagagagatagatagatggatagatggatagttgatagatggatagatagacgatagatagatggatgatagatggatagatagacgatagatagatggatagatagacgatagatagatggatgatagatggatagatagatggatagatagacgatagatagatggatgatagatggatagatagatggatagatagatggatagatagacgatagatagatggatgatagatagatagatagatagacgatagatagatggatagatagacgatagatagatggatagatggatggatagatagacgatagatagatggatgatagatagatagatagatagacgatagatagatggatagatggatagatagacgatagatagatggatagatagacgatagatagatggatagatggatggatagatagacgatagatagatggatgatagatggatagatagatggatagatggatactttattgattccaaGTTGGGAAATTCAGGAAGCAATAGGTAACAGGTGTCAGAAGACAACAAAGGATTTCAAAGGAGAAGCTGCTgattatctatattttttttattgaaaaccCCAAATCTTAGTTTTCTTAAAGTAGAATTTTTCTTAAAATTCTGAATTTACTATTGATAATTTGCTATTGAATCAAAACATTGTTTATCACCAGGTTTGTAACAGGAGCAATAACTGATGCTGatgtttctccttctttctgtaTGTTACATCTTTCCGACACTCGGTGGCGCCACCGTCTCTGTACAGTCAGTGTACagtctctcacctcctccagctggcTGTGAACATGCTGCACGATCAGATCGATGGCCACCATGTTCCTGTGGAGGcgaaaaatcaaatgaaaacactctgagatgtttctgtttgttctgtgcaGGAAAGTCACCTCTCGGCACCACGATGTCCGCGAGCCTCATGGCCGGCTCGATGAACTGCTCAAACGCCGGCTTCACGAACTTGTTGTACTGCTTGATGACGCCTTCGATGTCCCGCCGGCGCTCCGTGATGTCCCTGCGCAGCCGGCGGACCAGCCGGATGTCCGAGTCCACGAAGATCTTCATGTCCAGGAGCTGCAGGCgtgaagaggtcagaggtcagacgtTACCTGACGATGACTGAGCGTCACACGAGGcttcacagagacaaacacgcCGGCTCACCTGGAGGAGCTCTTTGTCCGCCAAAGACATAATCCCTTCAAATATAATCACACTGGCCCCATAAACATTCTTCTgcacaaagaggagagagaagagtctgATGAGATGAAACTTGTTCACAGAGGAGAACTGAATGCAGCTGTTTGCTTCTGCACGTTCTCATTCGACCTCCAACGTTCACAACTCTTCTCACACTGACCCAGTCTTTGTGCCGCCCGTGCGTGGTGAAGTCGTACACCGGGATCTTCACGCTCTTTTCCTGCTTCAACTTCCGGAGCGCCGCGACCAGCAGCTGGAAGTCGAACGCTCCGGGACGATCGAACAGTGACAGGTATTAATAGACGCTCCTGTAATCAACAAGAGGACGGACGTCTTCATCTGTTCcgtcctctctgctccctgatctgatccacacacacacacacgatacaggccaatatatataatatcataacAAGAGATACAGCTGAAGAAACTGTCCATCAAAGTTTCCCAGAAGCCAAcaggagttttctttttcttctcattcagtATATGAAGTTATAAACTGTTCCTTAAACTACTGAGCTTTTACcaaaatatgattatgattcTATGAATCCTTTCAGACTCAGTGAACTGTTCCTGCTCTCAAGAAGACACATGATGACTTGTGTTGTCAAACAGCCTCCATCTTTTCAGTTGTAAGTTGTAAGTCTACAACTGTCCTGACTAACAAGTCCCGAGCAGTTCACTACTGTACGTACAGTCGGTCGCTCTGAGCACTTTACAGTTTCTGCTTCTTGACACTTCTACACGTCCACTAGTTTACAGACAAAACCTGTGATCAGATGATGCTTTATTATATAAACAGTTATAAATGACTTACAGTATCTACACCATAATATGAGAGAACTGATTACATGTTAATGCATCAACAATAATTATGATCTGACAGGAACAAGTTCTGTTGGACATTTATTTCTAATGGAATATTTTTATAGCATATTATATTTAAACTTAAGTATCTCAGTTAATAGTTTAAAATCCAACATTtatgcagtttaaaaaatatacactatttcaaatatttgatggTCATTCTAAAAGTAAAGAACAAGATTTATagaagaatattttaaaaagcagacaaacgacaatcagaaaatatttatgtttatattaacattgtattaataaatattatatatataaataaaaatatatattcgaGGTTTATTCTCTGGTCTGTGACGCAAGAAGTGGGTCAACATCAGCTGCTCACCTGCTTCTGAAAACCTCCGTGACGCATCTGATGAATCTACATCCGCCGACATGTCGCTACTGTACAttcatattaataaaacatatttacacagaATGAGTGTGATTGACATGAGAGAGTATTCTCCTTGCGGTGAGGAGAggagtcatcatcatcatcatcatcatcatcatccacagacgctgctgcagaattcatacattcattcatcGATACATGAAGTCATCGTCAGAGGAACTGATCATGTACCTGTCGGAGCGGGACGACGGTCTGGTCCCGCTCTCCGTTTCCATGGTGATCCTGCGACCTCGGAGCCGACACTGGCACCGGCCGGTTGACGCCATGGACGAGTTCTTCTGAACGCTGCTGtgggattgtgggtaatgtagttcATGTAGATGCTCTCGCGTCTgagccatagactgtatataaacaggtctGATCCCCAAAAGGGAAttagcaaaaataaatacataataacataatcataattataacaataataacataataataataatgattattattataattataataataatcaaaataataattgtaatagttattataataataattataataatcaaaataataattgtaatagttattataataaagataataataataaaggcgTTGATGTttgttacatttatttgtcctttttttctcacattaaaAAAGTTcccaggagagagacagacaggcagagagtgAGACGGGATCAGTGCTGTCATCAATCACAGATCAATAAACAGATGACGTCAGATCATCATGTGAAGGAACAGACTCCAACTTCAGCCTTAATATCATCATTCATGATGTCACTCCACTGGACGCAGGGTAGATTCCACGTGATTCACATttgagtataaaaaaaaatcatatttccaATGATTCCACAGCGATCAGCATCCGGCTACGAAATTTTTCCAAAGGAATCTGCAGAACACAAGAAGATTAATAATAAAGTTCAGCATGAAGACGGGACAACAGTAATAACACCTGTCTACTGTACAAGGAACCTGTTGTCAGGTGTGAAACATGATTCTGACAAATCAGCAGCTGCTTTAAGAAACTTATAGTTATGAACCCTAACACGTCGTGATGATGAGTTATGGTCACGTCACgttcctgctgctgcacgaAGACACTGAACGTTACGCAGATGTACCTGTTGGTGTAAAAGCATCAGACGATCTCTTCCTGCTACTGACACATATTATGTTATATAATGATAAGACTGAAAACTGTCTTCATCGTAACTGTTGTGAAGTTTTACAGGTACAGTAGAAGATGTATAATGATTTTTGGACAAAGAAGCAGTTTAACTTGTTTACAACCTGAAGCTCAACATACAGACGTGACAAACACATGAGACTGTACAGGTGAGGGTCAGtgacctctccctccctcaccagggtcagtgacccctgacccctccctcACCAGGGTCAGTGacccctgcctccctccatcaccagttcagtgaccccctgacccctcccTCACCAATtcagtgacccctgacccctccttCACCAGGGTCAgtgacccctccctccctcaccagggtcagtgacccctgacccctccctcaccaggtcagtgaccccctgacccctcccTCACCAATtcagtgacccctgaccccccctTCACCAGGGTCAgtgacccctccctccctcaccaggGTCAgtgacccctccctccctcaccaggtcagtgacccctgacccctccctccctccctcaccaggtcagtgacccctgacccctccctTACCAGGGTCAgtgacccctccctccctccctcaccaggTCAgtgacccctccctccctccctcaccaggtcagtgacccctgacccctccctcaccaggtcagtgacccctgacccctccctcACCAGGTCAgtgacccctccctccctccctcaccaggTCAGtgaaccctccctccctcccttacCAGGtcagtgacccctgacccctccctcACCAGGTCAgtgacccctccctccctccctcaccaggtcagtgacccctgacccctccctcACCAGGTCAgtgacccctccctccctccctcaccaggtcagtgacccctgacccctccctccctccctcaccaggtcagtgacccctgacccctccctccctccctcaccaggtcagtgaccccctgacccctcaCCTCTgcggagcagctgcaggttgcgtccctcctcctgcacctgcagctgcagcacctgttgcagcagctgctgtcgcAGCGTCTCCTGCACCAGACCCATGCGCTGCAGCTTCTCCCCGTTCAGACGCAGCAGCGCCCGGCCTGCGAGGGGAGAAACAGAACACcgtgactcctccccctcctctcttcgaACTGTACGTGATGCTGTTGCGTCCGTACCTGTGATGGAGTGCTGGGAGAACGCCTCCACGTAGCTCAGGTAGTTGTGAGGACAGTTCTTCTTCAGCCACTTGCAAACATCTTGTTGAGACCAGAGGACGACCGGACGGATCAGACTCGGCTGAGACGGACTGGTGTGGTAGAACCCATAACTGTCACTGGACCGGTActgtagacagacagagagagagagagacagacagagagagacagagagagacagacggacagacagacagacagacagacagagacagagacagggagcgagacagacagacagacagacagacagacagagagagacagagagagacagacggacagacagacagacagacagagacagagacagggagcgagacagacagacagacagacagacagacagagagagacagagagagacagacggacagacagacagagacagagacagagacagagacagagagagagagagagagagacagacagacggacagacagacagagacagagacagggagcgagacagacagacagacagacagagagagagagagagagagacagacagagacatatacagggagacagagagagacagacggacagagacagagacagggagcgagacagacagacagacagacagagagagagagagagagagagagagtgagagagagagagagagtgagacagacggacagacagacagacagacagacagagagagagacagagagagagagaaaagatgacaTGTATTAAAGTGTTGTCGTGGTAACAGGTTCTGACCAGTGTTGAGGTCACTGCTGAAATGCTTCAGATTacaatgtttgttgttttgtgtctcattgtctcactgtctcactgtctcttgtgtctctgaGTGTCTCCACTACAACCTTGTTGCCACAGTCTTTGTTTGACTGAACATCTGTGTCTTCACTCAACATCAGTGACATGAGACACTGAAACTCCTTCAGTGAAGCTTTTGTACTACGACGATTCTGCATTTATCACTTCTCAGACAAACGTGTGCAGATGTTCCAGCTCACGGGACGATGGTGAACAGAACCAGTCAAACTGGGTCGGTGTCAAAGATTCTGTCTGACGCAGGACTTCAGAAGAACACGTCAGATTCTCCTGAGGAGAAACGTCTCACTGTGGAATCAAGAttcacattatattttatatattaaatatattttataataagtCCTTTTTAATGGTAACTGTGTTCATGATctaataaatatgtttaatcATAAAACTCTTTTCTCAGAACATAATCTGATGGAATAAAACTGTGACGATCAAATTCCTCTTTCTAAAGAAAAcagtgtgaagcctgtgttctgtgttctgaccagcagagggcgacttgatttataatgtcagtgaatattttcctgaggagtttatggttcaagttTTCTGACCT from Scophthalmus maximus strain ysfricsl-2021 chromosome 3, ASM2237912v1, whole genome shotgun sequence carries:
- the samd10a gene encoding sterile alpha motif domain-containing protein 10a produces the protein MAVDAASSFSFCRPAVEYRALSEDFRLQLSPRTGGNLTWHEGRGQKTAGGRRVKLLQQPGTEASQYRSSDSYGFYHTSPSQPSLIRPVVLWSQQDVCKWLKKNCPHNYLSYVEAFSQHSITGRALLRLNGEKLQRMGLVQETLRQQLLQQVLQLQVQEEGRNLQLLRRDSFGKIS